TAAATACTGACATTATTAATATTAAGTTTAAGATAAAAGTACCGGTAATAAATGATAATCCTGTACCGCCTTTCTATGTCAGCAAGAACGATACTGCAACCATAGAACTGGGCAGCGGATTTACAGTAACTCCGGCAGAATCGGCGCTGAAAGCATCTGATGGTACTGTTATCGGACATGTGAAAATGATGACCAATGCGGAAGGCAAAGTAATTGCACAGATTCTCTTTGACTGGGATGACAGCATTGACGATGAGGAGAATCCTGTATTTAACATTGAAGCCGGCTTCGATGCGAAAATTACATACGACGAAAGCAATGCCGAAACCGAAAATGGCAAAAAAGTAATCAAAATCTTAGACAAGACCTTTTTTGTCACAGTCCCTGCCGCAAAAATTCTTTATCATGTAAGCAAAAAAGGGACTGTGAACTGGAACGAACAGGCTGTGGAGTGGAAGGTTGTAATTACTGCATCACAGGACGGAAATCCCATCGATCTAGAGGGCTATAAGTTCAGTGACAATTTAGCCAATGTGGGGGCCTATGTATCAGGTTCCTTAAATGTAAGCAATGAATTTAAGGCACCCACGGATTTATCTCCCCTGACTTATCTATTCCCAAGCGGCTCTATATCACCGCAGACCGTAACCTTCAAGACATCAATCTTACCGTCCGACCTTTTCTCCAATAGTGAGCCTTCCATCAGGAATAAGGCCCAACTATTAGATTCCTCCGGCAAATCCGTAGATGAAGGTTCTGATATTGTCAAACTTGAAAAAAAGTGGATCACCAAAAGACATGTTAAGACAAATGATAGTAACGAAGATCGTTATAATCCCACTGGCCGCACCATTGAATGGGAGATCCTTGCCAACCAACGGGAAGCAGATTTAAAAAATGTTGTAATTACTGATATTACAGATAACGGCCAGACCCTTCATTCGGTAGAATGGTTCATTCCCGATGGATCGGGCGGCTGGGAAACGCAAGGTTTTCTCACTCCTGATGCAGAAGGAACGATCACCATTGGCGATATTCACACTGCGATCAGGCTGATGGTTAAAACTAAGGTACCGGATGATACCAGCGGTGCCGTTTCAAATGTAAAAGAGTATAATAATAAAGCCACGATCACATGGACAGGCGTACCAGGCGGCACAGAGATTGGTACCGGTAACGTGAAGGTAGGTGTTGGTTATAACCCCATTACGAAAGCAGGCACCTTAGACAGCGACAGTTCCTACTGCAAAGTTACATGGACCGTAACGGTTGACCCAAGGGGACAAGACCTTGACTCCATGAATGAAGGACTAAAGGTATACGATCTGCTGGTTTATGGAGAGGACAAATCTGGTTTGAGCGGGAGTTCTGGCTGGCCGAACGGCTTAGGTCCAGAAAACTTTACACCGCAATTCAATCAGAAATATATTGATGGAAGCCTCTCACCGGAATCGGCTCTGGTCACGGTCTATAAGATCAGGGACAGCAGTAACACCCCTATTGCCGACCTGCTGGAGGTATCCGTCCATAAAAGTGCAAAGAGCAGCTTCACTTTTAATTCACAGGTGATTAACCCGGCTATCTTTGCCAGCAACGGAACAAAAAATGTACAAAATACCGCCTCGCTATTTCGTAATACAAATCAATTAAACTCTGCTGCTGCAACAGTGGATATTAAAAGTAATATTCTCAAAAAGAACCTTCTTAAGCGCGGTTTGGATGGAAACAGTGCTGACAGCGTCAATGGCGGAAACATTGGCGATACAGACTCAGGTTTTGATCACAAGACAAAAACAGCAATTTTCCGTCTGAGCGTCAACGCCGATGGCCTGGATTTTACCGATGTCAACGGATTTGACAGCGGTGCTGTTACGATTACAGATACTCTGCCCAATGGTTGGGTATTTGATAAGACCTTCTACAAGATTTTTGAGGGTAAGACGGTGGAGGGACAGGTGGAGGCAGTAAAAGACGTGACCGACACAATCGGAATCACACCGAACTTTACAGATTCCAATGATGCTGCTGGCGCTAATGCTTCCTTTGTTTTTACTGAGCTTAAAAAGCCTTATGTCATCCTTGTAAAGGCCTCTCTCACCGACAAAGCCTATGAAGAATATTTACAGTTGAATCATCCATCTAAGATAGACCGTAATACGGTAACACTGAGCGCCGCAAAGTGGACGCATACTGTAACTGACACGCAGGATATCAAAATTGTTACCAGAGTTCTGGACAAAACATTTGATTTTGACAGTACAAAAGCAGCCTTGACATGGACTGTGGATTACAATCCTTTTGACTTAAGTCTTACTGATGTGAAAATTGAAGACACGATGTCCGAGGGATTAGAACTGCCTATTGATTCTGCAGGCACCCCCGTGTGGGACAAGATACATATTATCAAAATGGAGGTTGGAGCCGGTGGAAACTTGACAGAAACTGCTGAAACAGTTAATCCTGTCAGCTATATCTCTTACAGTGCCGCAGCCCGTACTCTTACCTTTACAGTTCCTGATGTGAAACAAGCGTATCGCCTTACCTATGTGACCGACATCACCCTTGAATCAAGCGGTAAGGTCAACAATTCCGTAAAGCTTGTAGGCAGCGAAGCAGGTGGAGCAAGCACCGGACAAGAGCGCAATGTCTCTTATCAGAGCGGCTGGGCGACCCTTGAACGGGGAGGGAGCTTAACCATAACCAAAGTGGATGGCACTAACTCTGCGATTCATCTCAAAGACGCGCAATTTACCCTGTATGCACAGGACAGTACAACTGTGATCCGCCAGGGTGTGACGGCTGCCGACGGTACACTCAAGTTGAAGGCAATACCCGTTGGAACCTATACATTAAAAGAAACGGCGGCTCCAGCTAACTATGATCCTGATGAAAATACGTACGCAGTAATCGTCTCTAAGGGATCAGATAATAAAATCATCACCTCTATCGGCGGTAAAACCGGTGATAATTCCAATACACTTACAGTGAAAAATTATCCGAACGGCACTGGCGGAAATGTGGGCAGCCTGACCATCACGAAAAAAGTTGTGGGAAATGCCGATGACAGGACCAGGACCTTCGAATTCAAATTGGATCTGGGTGGTGACAGCAACGATTATTTCTGTATCGGGAATGGAGTTCCAAACAGATTTATTAAGAGCGGGGATCTGATCTATCTCACTGACGGACAGAGCATCACTGTAACCGGACTTCCAGAGAACACGGTCTATACTGTTACTGAAGCAGACTATACCGCTGATGGATATCTAACTTCCTATACAGACGCATCCGGCACTATCGTAACCGGCGCAATACAGGTAGCTGCCTTTACCAATACAAAATTCAAACCTGGAAGTCTGGTCATCAAAAAAACGGTTGCAGGAAACAGCAAGGAAACCGGTCCATTTGAGTTCCTTGTTACCTTCACAGCACCGAACGGCGCACTTGATGACAGCTCCTACAACTACACCATTACAGGAAATACTCTGACGAAACAAATCAAGAGCGGTGGTACGATTTCTCTCTCTGATGGGCAAAGCGCCACCATAACCGGACTTCCCAGGGACACAGACTATACTGTAACCGAAAAAGATTATTCCGCAAACGGATTTTCTACTGCCTCTACAAGTTCGTCCGGCACTATTAAGACAGATGAGGAGCAGATAGCAGCCTTCGTCAACACAAAGATCTTACCTGGAAGCCTGACCATCAGTAAGACGGTTGCAGGCAGCGGAGCTGATATCAAAAAGAAGTTTGACTTTACAGTGACCTTTAAAGCAAGTGGTATCTATTCCTATACAGGAAAAGGTGTTCCAGATGGAACGATCAAGAGCGGGGATAAGATTTCTCTGGCCGACGGGGAAAGCATCACCATCAGCGGACTGCCTGACAAAACTGAATATCAGGTGACAGAGGCTAGCGATTCCTCTCAAAGATACACTGCCACCCAAACGGGTGACACCGGCACAATCCGAACACTGGAAACATCAACTGCTGCATTTACCAATACGTACCGTAGACCCACCAGTTCTGGCGGCAGCGGTGGCAGCGGCGGAAAAACACCTTCCGTAAAGCCCAGACAACCAGATCCTGCACAGCCAGACCCCGCAAATCCTGCCGAACCAGGGACACCAACGGGCAATGCAAAGCCCAGGGAAGAACTGACCCCCCAGGAGCTGTATGATATTTTTGGCGAAGTACCTCTTGGCTATATGGTAGGTTCGAATGGAATGCTTCATCCGATGGGCCTCCCAAAGACCGGCGATGACATGTCCGATGATATCATAATTTACGGTTTTCTTATCATTTCGGCGCTTTTAGGCCTGACCTCTTCGAGCATATTGTGGAGAAAACATTTTAATAAGTAACTGCTGAAGATGCTGCGCTGCAGGAACAGTCAAGACCACCGGCTATGAAGTGCACCCCTTAACAGGATTATTGTTTTGTGCCGATTGCGGCGCAAAGCTGTACAACCACAGAATACCCTACCCCACAAGCCATGTAAACAAAAAAGGCTATGTATGCAACAAACCGCCGAAAGATGTTTACACCTGTTCCACCTATAACCTTACGGGCAGGAAATACAACCGCCAATGTACAGGACACCAAATCCGTACCGTTGTTGTGCGGGAATTGGCTCTTGAAGCCATCAAATCCGTAAGCGGCTTTGTGAAGTCCAACGAAGCCAAGTTTGTAAAGCAAGTCCGTGAAACTTCCGCAATCAAGCAGGAAGAAAAAGCAAAGAAAAAGAAAACCGCATAATGCAATTTGACCGCAGAAAGCGGCTTACTCACGAAAACGGGTAAGCCGCTTTTTGCGGTCAAAATCCTTATCTATCAATCTTATCCTATCCATTCCTACAGAGCCTATCATGTTAAAAAAAGCATGACGGTTTTTATGTTGGCATAAATTCATACTCCGTAATGAATTATAAATTTATTTTCGTTTTTTGCCTTTTGAATCAAATCCAAAAGACACGAAATTTGACTGGTAAATTCTTTCTTCGTGTTATTTGCAACAATATCGTAAAACAAATCTAATGATTCGGGAGGGATAAGTGTTATCCCATAACGAGTAAGCGCCGTTTCAGGGCGGCTATAACAATGAAAATAGGTTTTCATTGTTAGTAGTCTATCCCACCAATCGCTAACAACCTCATCATCAATGGCAACACAATTATATTTTTGTGGTGTATATTCATCGCCATAGTCTTTATTTTTATCAAATGTGTCGATTATTCCAAATTCAGCATTACAAGGCATATATTTACTCCATTCAAAATTGTAAATGCTCATTACCTTGTTTAATTATATCATACGCACAATTCACAAACCACAAAAATCGAAAGGAGCATTTTCACATGGCAAAGACGAGAACCGAGAAATTGAAGTAACAAATCAGCGGTTACGGCAGTTAAAGGCACGTATCTCTAAA
The nucleotide sequence above comes from Lacrimispora sp. BS-2. Encoded proteins:
- a CDS encoding DUF5979 domain-containing protein is translated as MKIRKQRRLVSWLLVLMMVLNVFLPLNTVWAEDLISAGEHIISQNTGTPSNADRDPMDADHEKTQDPTGTPSNAGRDPAGSGNGSSGAPKATPSSVSLLPATAPGNAGPQTIDPTILEPEIEAKKNNTLLKDGDTILNTDIINIKFKIKVPVINDNPVPPFYVSKNDTATIELGSGFTVTPAESALKASDGTVIGHVKMMTNAEGKVIAQILFDWDDSIDDEENPVFNIEAGFDAKITYDESNAETENGKKVIKILDKTFFVTVPAAKILYHVSKKGTVNWNEQAVEWKVVITASQDGNPIDLEGYKFSDNLANVGAYVSGSLNVSNEFKAPTDLSPLTYLFPSGSISPQTVTFKTSILPSDLFSNSEPSIRNKAQLLDSSGKSVDEGSDIVKLEKKWITKRHVKTNDSNEDRYNPTGRTIEWEILANQREADLKNVVITDITDNGQTLHSVEWFIPDGSGGWETQGFLTPDAEGTITIGDIHTAIRLMVKTKVPDDTSGAVSNVKEYNNKATITWTGVPGGTEIGTGNVKVGVGYNPITKAGTLDSDSSYCKVTWTVTVDPRGQDLDSMNEGLKVYDLLVYGEDKSGLSGSSGWPNGLGPENFTPQFNQKYIDGSLSPESALVTVYKIRDSSNTPIADLLEVSVHKSAKSSFTFNSQVINPAIFASNGTKNVQNTASLFRNTNQLNSAAATVDIKSNILKKNLLKRGLDGNSADSVNGGNIGDTDSGFDHKTKTAIFRLSVNADGLDFTDVNGFDSGAVTITDTLPNGWVFDKTFYKIFEGKTVEGQVEAVKDVTDTIGITPNFTDSNDAAGANASFVFTELKKPYVILVKASLTDKAYEEYLQLNHPSKIDRNTVTLSAAKWTHTVTDTQDIKIVTRVLDKTFDFDSTKAALTWTVDYNPFDLSLTDVKIEDTMSEGLELPIDSAGTPVWDKIHIIKMEVGAGGNLTETAETVNPVSYISYSAAARTLTFTVPDVKQAYRLTYVTDITLESSGKVNNSVKLVGSEAGGASTGQERNVSYQSGWATLERGGSLTITKVDGTNSAIHLKDAQFTLYAQDSTTVIRQGVTAADGTLKLKAIPVGTYTLKETAAPANYDPDENTYAVIVSKGSDNKIITSIGGKTGDNSNTLTVKNYPNGTGGNVGSLTITKKVVGNADDRTRTFEFKLDLGGDSNDYFCIGNGVPNRFIKSGDLIYLTDGQSITVTGLPENTVYTVTEADYTADGYLTSYTDASGTIVTGAIQVAAFTNTKFKPGSLVIKKTVAGNSKETGPFEFLVTFTAPNGALDDSSYNYTITGNTLTKQIKSGGTISLSDGQSATITGLPRDTDYTVTEKDYSANGFSTASTSSSGTIKTDEEQIAAFVNTKILPGSLTISKTVAGSGADIKKKFDFTVTFKASGIYSYTGKGVPDGTIKSGDKISLADGESITISGLPDKTEYQVTEASDSSQRYTATQTGDTGTIRTLETSTAAFTNTYRRPTSSGGSGGSGGKTPSVKPRQPDPAQPDPANPAEPGTPTGNAKPREELTPQELYDIFGEVPLGYMVGSNGMLHPMGLPKTGDDMSDDIIIYGFLIISALLGLTSSSILWRKHFNK
- a CDS encoding zinc ribbon domain-containing protein, encoding MHPLTGLLFCADCGAKLYNHRIPYPTSHVNKKGYVCNKPPKDVYTCSTYNLTGRKYNRQCTGHQIRTVVVRELALEAIKSVSGFVKSNEAKFVKQVRETSAIKQEEKAKKKKTA